The proteins below are encoded in one region of Elgaria multicarinata webbii isolate HBS135686 ecotype San Diego chromosome 8, rElgMul1.1.pri, whole genome shotgun sequence:
- the ARL14 gene encoding ADP-ribosylation factor-like protein 14: MGLRNSKQSKAKQVQVLMLGLDSAGKSTLLYKLKFNDVFLTSPTIGFNVEMIETRENVAITLWDVGGQHKMRSIWGDYLENIHGLVFVVDSTDKQRLEESKKELELILRNDRTKNVPVVVLANKQDLAGALGAEEITRKLNMKKHCYDRNWYVQPCCAITGEGLSEAFRKVTTFAKSYMKSKQEAFAIFKQN, from the coding sequence ATGGGCCTCAGAAATTCTAAACAGTCTAAAGCCAAACAAGTCCAGGTTCTAATGCTTGGTCTTGATTCAGCAGGGAAATCTACGCTTTTGTACAAGCTAAAATTTAATGATGTCTTCCTAACCTCGCCAACAATCGGTTTCAACGTGGAGATGATTGAAACAAGAGAAAACGTTGCCATAACCCTCTGGGATGTTGGAGGCCAGCACAAAATGAGGAGCATTTGGGGTGACTATTTGGAAAACATACATGGTCTGGTCTTTGTTGTGGACAGTACTGACAAACAGCGCTTGGAAGAGTCAAAGAAGGAACTGGAGCTTATTTTAAGGAACGACAGGACAAAGAATGTGCCTGTGGTTGTACTAGCAAACAAACAGGATCTTGCTGGAGCTTTGGgtgctgaggaaataaccaggAAACTCAACATGAAGAAACATTGCTATGATCGAAACTGGTATGTACAGCCCTGTTGTGCAATTACAGGGGAAGGCTTGTCAGAAGCTTTCAGGAAAGTGACAACTTTTGCAAAGTCCTACATGAAATCTAAACAAGAAGCTTTTGCTATTTTCAAGCAAAATTAA